In Quercus robur chromosome 11, dhQueRobu3.1, whole genome shotgun sequence, the sequence CATCCTAATAACGCTCTCCCTCCCCccattttaaaattctttatttaatatttgattCTACCATTTGCACTTAATTTTGCAAGAATTCAATGTGTCCTAAAGAGTGAAAGAGGTCACAAAAAGAAATAGCATTGTCGGTTCGTCCATCACATGTAGTACTCTTCTtgtctttctaaaaaaaattaattttttaggttATGCATGGTTTCAAAAATCGGAACAGTCAAAGAACCGAAATAGGGATCCGTTCCCAGTCTTTTCTACTTCTTGACCAGTTTTTTCGATTTTGACCAGTTATTTACTAGTTTTCACCAAACTGGTTCTATGTATGattaatggttttaaaaaccggaccagCCAGTTTGATCGGTTGAACTAAGAACCAGCCACTAGTCCGATccaaaaaaaacactaaaaaccaGTCAAAAAACAGATAAAACTGGGAATCGGAGGCAAATCTAGTTTTGCCCGGgtccgatttttaaaaccatggtacGATTCTTGATTCGACTGCTTGAACTAGTTGACCCGATCCGTTTTTTAAATCGTGCATATATGGTCTTATTCCCTAAAGTTGTCAATTTTGTTCCAATGGCTATTCCAATCAATGCATTGAAATGACATATTTCTGAACCCATTTGTTTCAACATACCATTTCAaggttataacttataattaattttaatacacacacatattatGTAGCACAAAATAAATATACCTATATTTTATAACTTTGTATAAACTCTAACTCTTAACTCAATTACTCAAATGCAAATTCAACACAAAAACCTCAGCAATTGTCACACAATAACTCAAGGTTTAAACCCAAAACCCCAAACAGCCCAACCCCCCCACACACAGATAAAATAGTGAAATACCAAACCTTAACAAAACCATTTCAAggtcaaccaaaaaaaaaaaaaaccaaaccaaacctaaacataaacatatatcaaTAGCACATTAATCAACCCTCAAATCTTATTAGATTTAGTAGAAACTAGATTATGGAATTTACCTCCTAAAATCACAAGAAACCAACTCACAATAAAGAGAATCAAATATGGAACTTCTCACAATAGCGAAATAGGTCTTCCTCAAGATGACAATCAAGGGCAAGCAACAATGGGTCTTCCTCACAAGGCTTTGTTGGAATGAAAGAtaaagagagagtgtgtgagaaAGAGTGTGAGATTGGATTTGAAAAGGGGAAAAGAAATGCAGAGTTTAAGAGAAGTAAACGGGAGAAGGAAAAAGGTCTTGAAATGCGTAATgaaatttctcaaaattgacCAGAATGGATGGAACCGGCCAAAATGGTCTGAAATTTAGGCTAAGGTGGAAGGTGgtgttttcttttattacaataaatttcGATTGTTTTGTCTTAAATGAAAcgtatttaataattttacttgtatttcatTGTTGTATCTTACAGACTTATACTGATAACAAGTATGTTACCTTTTTGGAGTGAAATCACGAATTAAACTCacaatttcactataaaataaTGGGTTCACCCCAATATTATGTCTACCATTATACTACAAATCCTCCACAAATCAATTATCCACAGCCCTAAAGCCAATGTAGCCTCATCAATAATTCCCAAAACCACAATGCTACCGATGGTCAAACACATACCCAAAACAACCACACCAGCCAATCAATTTTAACTCAATataatttcaaagaaaaatgggTTAAACAAAGGGATTTTCTTAGCCCAGGTAAaaccaaaagagaagaaagattaTATGGAGGCATTCAATATTGGAATCAATTAAACTAGGAGTACCTTGGTGGAACTAATTAGACGTTAACGTTGATGAGATTCTCGAGCTCAATCTCGTTCATGTTTGATTGGGAGAACCAGGGGCTTATTGAAGTGGCATGTCAGCATGTGTCATGTCAttgtttttaagtgtttttctttttttcttttttttttcttttttttggataattggATAGCTGATTAGTTATAACAATAGGAAAGAATTATTAGAATCTTGGATCCCCtaataaattaaagcaaattATGTCATTACTTGCTTAAAAATAATTGACACACATGGGAAATTGGGAATATTGACACTAATGTGGGGGTATATTGCAATACTTATTTCAAATTAGGAGTTAATCATCATATTTGACACATGGGAAATTGGGAATATTGCAAAATAGGTGATTATTAGGAATAGTGAAGTATGAcctgaataaaataaatttagaaggaaaaagaaaaaggaaaataatatccAAGATTCCTTTCAAGCATCAAATTAATTATACCATATTAGTACATCATTCCTATTCATCGACCAACCATCATTATTGAATTGTCACGAAATCAACCAACATCACACCATTGCATGTCTATGCCACTTGCTCCCCATCTATTACCATACTCACTATGACCACCAATTCTGCTGTTGTTTAGGGTACATAGGCACACGATTATAAATTCATGTCTCTACATTACAGggaggaaaggaaagaaaaggaaaccaAATATTTTACCTTTGTTCCTACTTTCGAACATTAGCTTAAAAATACAAGTCGAGGGGCTACATTCCTCGGGAAGCATTTAAATAGTGTTAAGTAggttttctcaacaaaaaaaaatagtgttaagTAGGCACCAAAAGTAACCAGATGAATCAAAATCATATGCCGTTGAAATTCATAATTGATTGAGCATGAAACAAAAGAAGgtactaaaatttttagttcACAATGCAGTAAGCCCAGTTATCAGAATAGCACCATAATTGCAAATGAGTTTTACAACAACAGAATAACATTAACAACAATTTCCTACCCTAATGACAGCAAAAGGAAAAGATACAAAGAACCACCaagagaaaaggagaaaaaagattGTTATTTCACTTCTCTGCTTTTTGATCCTTGCCACCCTTCAgttttttgcttccttttttaattattattcacAAGCCAATTTGGTGTCAAAGCTGCTCAAGCAAATTGCAAAAGCCTGAAATGCAGATAAAGGATAACGATAATCCATGGTGAACATATCTTTACCAACTTTACCAAACTGTAGAATTATCTTATCGTGCTCTTGTGGGGCAGGCTGAGATGGTGTTGGTGCACCAGCAGCTGGCTGTGTAGCAGCAATCAGCTGAAAGTTTTTAACAGATGCTACTGTTACCCGCCCACGGAAGTTCAAGCACCAACACTGTAATTGTTCATGCCATCTAGGGGGCTTATTTTTCAGAACCAAGGGTCTAAGTTTGCCGTCCTCATCATCATATTGGGGTCCACCAATTTCAGAAAATCGTGCGCTGCTAAAATCAACAGAGTGATCAAGGGACTTTGAGAAGGAGATGCTACGGAATGAGTCCTCAAGAGAGCGAGGAAGAAGCTCCGGCTGGCCAGGGACACTGCCGCCTGCATCAAGTGCTGAGGCCGGGATAGAATGCATCATGCAGTGCATCCTTCGTGGGCCCCGCGTGCCTAACACATTTAGTTCATATGTTACCTGGGCAATGTTGTAGCTGCCTGTTGGAACTTTTGGGGAAACTTTTTTGGAATAAAATCTGCGGCTTGAGCGCCCTGGAGGGGGGATGTGGGCAGAAGTGTATGGAGGCTGCGtatcatatattataaattttgtgcCAAGAAAGTTTGATCTGGAACATGAAGCCAAGTACTCGTGTTttagtaaattaaaatttgaaagaaaaagggaaaaaaaatgctgaaaaaGAACCAATAAAAGCTTCTAGCAAATATACAACCCCTTTTTTCCTAGCTGGAATAACAAAGAAAACATAATGGCAaccattttaaatatataaccTAAGGATCCTCAAATGAGGATATGTGCACAGGCACATGGAGGAACAGACACATGGGAGAAGGTCCccagaaaaaatataataataattgggGGTTTGAATCCCACTAATTGTGTAACATGACAAGGTAGTAAGCTCAACTGTTCAGCATGTCATAAAGACTCCTACCACGTATAAGAGGCACTCCATGGTGCTCTTTATAGTGGATCCTCTTTTGATTCATGAAGAGGGAATTACAGATATTCAATTTGAATGcctcttttaagcaaaccatgtcATTTCTCCAAAAAGGCTGGATGACATTTGCATTCTGAAGTAATTAGTCTTTTTTCCACTAAGAGTATTTTAGCATTTTACTACTTACTTTCCATTAACATTCCTCTAAATGGAAGAACATCAACAGCATCCTAAACTAGAAAATCTTCTTTGAAGAGTAAAACAGAAAGTTCTTCTAGAATGAATATTATTCTAAACGCTGGTCCCAAAAGTATGGAAAAGAACAATGTTAGTGAGACTACGCTGTTTGTATGTCTATGTAACCAGTATGGATACCAAGGGAGCTTTATCCATAAT encodes:
- the LOC126704614 gene encoding tubby-like F-box protein 8, giving the protein MSFRSIVRDVRDGFGSLSRRGFEVRLTGHHRGKSHGSLHDLQEQPIIIQNSRWASLPPELLFDVIRRLEESESVWPSRKHVVACAAVCRSWRTMCKDIVKSPEFCGKLTFPVSLKQPGPRDGAIQCFIKRDKSNLTYHLFLCLSPALLVENGKFLLSAKRTRRTTCTEYVISMDADNISRSSSTYIGKLRSNFLGTKFIIYDTQPPYTSAHIPPPGRSSRRFYSKKVSPKVPTGSYNIAQVTYELNVLGTRGPRRMHCMMHSIPASALDAGGSVPGQPELLPRSLEDSFRSISFSKSLDHSVDFSSARFSEIGGPQYDDEDGKLRPLVLKNKPPRWHEQLQCWCLNFRGRVTVASVKNFQLIAATQPAAGAPTPSQPAPQEHDKIILQFGKVGKDMFTMDYRYPLSAFQAFAICLSSFDTKLACE